A region from the Pseudonocardia petroleophila genome encodes:
- a CDS encoding nucleotidyltransferase family protein has protein sequence MARRLCGAEEYPRGLTAVAGHLLPGSSGPWPAGPLGDGEWAALLAAAAAHRVTGLLAAAVRDGALPATPAQAARAVSLHRAGQLRVLGLEQQLVAVTDLLDRHGLGARVLKGPAVAHLDYADPALRSYVDLDVLVRSAEIDAVVAVLTGAGFRRTLQEPRPGFDRRFDKGLTMVPPAGYELDLHRTFVLGPWGRLVDLDALWRSGQEVVVAGTSLRALDRPHRFLHACYHAALGDWPLRLGSLRDVAELLRALEGPDGAGDAARVRDAAARWGVEAVVAAAVADTHRLLGGTTGALTAWAEGYVPGRREESWLALHTRRDKTFAAQALATVAVLPGWRDRAAYLYALALPDRRYTTGRHRSPLARLVYAVGQVRRGRGRRPPRPGTVRDGDREGP, from the coding sequence ATGGCGCGCAGGCTCTGCGGTGCGGAGGAGTACCCGCGCGGGCTGACGGCGGTCGCGGGGCACCTGCTCCCGGGGTCGTCCGGGCCGTGGCCGGCCGGGCCGCTCGGCGACGGCGAGTGGGCCGCGCTGCTGGCCGCCGCCGCGGCCCACCGGGTGACGGGCCTGCTGGCGGCCGCGGTCCGCGACGGCGCGCTCCCGGCCACGCCCGCGCAGGCCGCGCGCGCGGTGTCGCTGCACCGCGCCGGCCAGCTGCGGGTCCTCGGGCTGGAACAGCAGCTCGTCGCCGTCACCGACCTGCTGGACCGGCACGGTCTCGGGGCGCGCGTGCTCAAGGGCCCCGCGGTGGCGCACCTCGACTACGCCGACCCGGCCCTGCGCTCCTACGTCGACCTCGACGTGCTGGTCCGGTCCGCCGAGATCGACGCCGTCGTCGCGGTGCTGACCGGGGCCGGTTTCCGCCGCACGCTGCAAGAGCCCCGGCCCGGCTTCGACCGCCGCTTCGACAAGGGACTGACCATGGTCCCCCCGGCGGGCTACGAGCTCGACCTGCACCGGACGTTCGTGCTCGGGCCGTGGGGGCGGCTCGTCGACCTCGACGCGCTGTGGCGCTCGGGCCAGGAGGTCGTGGTCGCCGGCACGTCGCTGCGCGCGCTGGACCGGCCCCACCGGTTCCTGCACGCCTGCTACCACGCCGCCCTCGGCGACTGGCCGCTGCGGCTGGGCTCGCTGCGCGACGTGGCGGAGCTGCTCCGCGCGCTGGAGGGCCCCGACGGGGCGGGCGACGCCGCCCGGGTGCGGGACGCCGCGGCCCGCTGGGGCGTCGAGGCCGTCGTGGCGGCGGCGGTCGCCGACACCCACCGGCTGCTCGGCGGCACCACCGGTGCCCTCACCGCGTGGGCCGAGGGGTACGTGCCGGGCAGGCGCGAGGAGTCCTGGCTGGCGCTGCACACCCGCCGGGACAAGACGTTCGCGGCGCAGGCGCTGGCCACCGTGGCGGTCCTGCCCGGGTGGCGCGACCGCGCGGCCTACCTCTACGCGCTCGCGCTGCCCGACCGCCGCTACACCACGGGTCGGCACCGCTCGCCCCTGGCGCGGCTCGTCTACGCGGTCGGGCAGGTGCGCCGGGGGCGCGGTCGGCGCCCGCCGCGGCCGGGGACCGTGAGAGACGGGGACCGTGAGGGACCGTGA
- a CDS encoding right-handed parallel beta-helix repeat-containing protein → MSHTRSAARRRRGAVVATAVGLALVAACQVGVVPVADDGSGSGGVGPSAGAPTGPVAAVCDNTVPGPAEPPAGAVVVRAGVVGDLPEQVDANPPGTVFWLEPGTHTMTPDQYASVEPKDGDTFVGAPGAVLDGRGVNQYAFVSTAADVTVRHLVVTGFVAPADQGVVNHDSGDGWVVEHNTIEKNRGAGLMAGARQVVRGNCLRDNGQYGMNAYQPGNGITDLVVEGNEIVGNNTDDWEARVEGCGCTGGVKFWAVDGADVRGNWVHDNRGPGLWGDTNNNDFLVEGNVIEDNDGEALFYETSYNMVLRDNVIRRNAIVSGRTFAQDTDDFPVGAVYLSESGGEPRVPARTDRIEITGNLFEDNWSGITLWENADRFCNSAANTSTGNCTLLVPDVAECSQPAIASEPLYSDCRWKTQRVDIHGNTFTADPAVTGCAPGYADRMAVLSNVGTYPDWSPYMGDVVQRAIVADQDLTWRDNTYVGAWTFLVASTGRVVPVAEWQGGPHPQDSGSTFEPGPSDGGC, encoded by the coding sequence ATGAGCCACACCAGGTCCGCGGCCCGGCGACGGCGCGGCGCGGTCGTCGCGACCGCGGTCGGCCTCGCGCTCGTCGCCGCGTGCCAGGTCGGGGTGGTCCCCGTGGCCGACGACGGCAGCGGCAGCGGCGGCGTCGGCCCGTCCGCGGGCGCCCCCACCGGCCCGGTCGCCGCGGTCTGCGACAACACCGTCCCCGGGCCCGCCGAGCCACCGGCCGGGGCGGTCGTGGTGCGGGCGGGCGTGGTCGGCGACCTCCCCGAGCAGGTCGACGCCAACCCGCCGGGCACCGTGTTCTGGCTCGAGCCGGGCACCCACACGATGACCCCCGACCAGTACGCGTCGGTCGAGCCCAAGGACGGTGACACGTTCGTCGGGGCGCCGGGAGCGGTGCTCGACGGCCGCGGCGTCAACCAGTACGCGTTCGTCTCGACCGCCGCCGACGTGACGGTCCGGCACCTCGTCGTCACGGGGTTCGTGGCGCCTGCCGACCAGGGCGTGGTCAACCACGACTCCGGGGACGGCTGGGTCGTCGAGCACAACACGATCGAGAAGAACCGGGGCGCCGGGCTGATGGCCGGGGCGCGGCAGGTGGTGCGCGGCAACTGCCTGCGCGACAACGGCCAGTACGGCATGAACGCCTACCAGCCCGGCAACGGCATCACCGACCTCGTCGTGGAGGGCAACGAGATCGTCGGCAACAACACCGACGACTGGGAGGCCCGGGTCGAGGGGTGCGGCTGCACCGGCGGGGTCAAGTTCTGGGCGGTCGACGGCGCCGACGTCCGCGGCAACTGGGTGCACGACAACCGCGGCCCCGGGCTGTGGGGCGACACCAACAACAACGACTTCCTCGTCGAGGGCAACGTCATCGAGGACAACGACGGCGAGGCCCTGTTCTACGAGACCAGCTACAACATGGTGCTGCGGGACAACGTGATCCGGCGCAACGCGATCGTCAGCGGGCGGACCTTCGCGCAGGACACCGACGACTTCCCGGTCGGGGCGGTGTACCTCAGCGAGTCGGGGGGCGAGCCGCGCGTCCCGGCCCGGACCGACCGCATCGAGATCACCGGCAACCTGTTCGAGGACAACTGGTCGGGCATCACCCTGTGGGAGAACGCCGACCGGTTCTGCAACAGCGCCGCGAACACCTCCACCGGCAACTGCACGCTGCTCGTGCCGGACGTGGCCGAGTGCTCCCAGCCGGCCATCGCGAGCGAGCCCCTCTACTCCGACTGCCGGTGGAAGACCCAGCGGGTGGACATCCACGGCAACACGTTCACCGCCGACCCGGCCGTCACCGGCTGCGCTCCCGGCTACGCCGACCGCATGGCGGTGCTGTCGAACGTCGGCACCTACCCCGACTGGTCGCCCTACATGGGCGACGTGGTGCAGCGGGCGATCGTCGCCGACCAGGACCTGACCTGGCGCGACAACACCTACGTCGGGGCCTGGACCTTCCTCGTGGCCAGCACCGGCCGCGTGGTCCCGGTGGCCGAGTGGCAGGGCGGGCCGCACCCCCAGGACAGCGGCAGCACGTTCGAGCCGGGGCCGTCGGACGGCGGCTGCTGA